A window of Pseudoalteromonas aliena SW19 genomic DNA:
CAATCCTACTGTGTAAGTGGCAAGCTCAGGGAGTTGAGACAATATTTCGTCGTCAATTAAATGAAAACCCCGCGAGCGAGGTTTTAATACTATGACCTTTTGTTGCCAACTCATAGCTTATCGAAACTAACTTCAATATTTGCATTACCAGCATCACTAGTGAATGGCATGATGATTTTTTTACCTTGGCTTTTATGCGTTATTGTATGCCCTTGACCGGATACTACAATAGGCGTTGCCATGTCAAAATCAAACCCTTTTTCACCCAATAAATTTTTGGCGCCACCGGTTACCATATTGGTTATTTCGCCAACCATGTCAGTGACTTCTTCATCAATTGAATCAGGGCGTTCACCAAGCATACGTTCCATGATAGTAAGTGCAAGCTCTTCATCAAAAGTAATTGAAAATGAACCGCGAGTTTGTGGTCCCACCATACCAATCAGACCTGATACATCGCCACACGCAATTTCATCTGTTTTGATACGCGGCTTACCAGGCTTTAATTGAGTTTGAGCCATTGTACTCAATACATTGATTAAAGAAGATAAAAAAGGATTGATGAACTCTACATTCATATTTGTTCTCTTAAATTAGTGCTATGAAATGGTTATATCATACGAGTATAGCCATTAGGAATAACTTTGGGGATTATGATGCTCTACAAGACTCACATTTACCATGCGCTTCTATAGTTTGTCCTGATACAACAAACCCGCCTTCAGCTGCTAAGTTATTTAACTCATGTGAGATAACGGTTGAATGAAGCTCTTTAACAAAACCACATGTATCGCAAATTAATAGTTGCACAGGATGAATATGATCAAAGTGATGGCACAGCATA
This region includes:
- a CDS encoding chemotaxis protein CheX — protein: MNVEFINPFLSSLINVLSTMAQTQLKPGKPRIKTDEIACGDVSGLIGMVGPQTRGSFSITFDEELALTIMERMLGERPDSIDEEVTDMVGEITNMVTGGAKNLLGEKGFDFDMATPIVVSGQGHTITHKSQGKKIIMPFTSDAGNANIEVSFDKL